From the Fusobacterium ulcerans ATCC 49185 genome, the window TATATAAATGATAATATCCTCATTATTCCCTCACATATTGTTATCATGATAAAATCATGTTCAAATTTGATTTTTGGTCTTTAAATAATGTTTTTAGCAAATAGAATTTTAATATTGAAAAAACGAAATAGATAAACTAGACAAAATATGTATTTTATTACGTTAAATCGGTATTTAAATCTAATTCATTATATAAAAAGCAAAAGGTTTTAGAATTAAGTTTTATTCCACAATTATAGAGTTTTCTACAAGAAAAGTCAATATAATATTTAAATGGAAAAACATAACATTATTTCCTTCTTTCAATAAATATCTGCACCCAGTAATTTTTTCCATCCTTGTCTACAGCTTTTCCAATTCCTATTTCATTATAGTTTTTATTTAGAATATTATCCCTATGTCCTTTGGATTTCATCCATCTTTCCATGACAAATTCTGGAGTATCATGCCATCTTGCTATATTTTCAGCAGCAGACTTAAACTTTATATTTTCTTTCTTTATCAGATTGAAAGTCATGCCAAATCTTTTGCTGTCATGAGAAAGTTTTTCTTCTTTAGCCATATCAGCAGCTTTTATAACTGCTATTTTATTTAATTTTTTATTCATAACAAGAGGTGTAAGTTTTTGAGCTTTTCTCTCTTTGTTTACATATTTTAATATTTTATTTTGATAATTTTCAGCAGAATATAGATTAGAAACTAAATTAAGGGCAACTGCTGCTATTATAAATATCTTTATAAGTTTTTTCATTTATTCCCCCTTGAGTTTAAAGAAATTTTATTTTTTGCTTAATATATTTTACCATAAATATTATTAAAATATAATCTAACTTTGAAAAAATAGGGATTTTGATCTATAATTGACTTTTATCTAGCCACATTATATAATTTATTATATAGAAGAAAAAATTAAAAAGGAGAACATATGTGTGTTTGGGAAGTTGGGGTTCCTAAATTAGGGGTAACCGTAGAAAATGAAGGAATTAATTTTGCTATATTTGCTAAAAATAAAAAGAAAGTAGTTTTAAATATTTATAGTTCAGGTTCAGATCTGACTCCCAAAAAGAGTTTTGTTTTAGATCCAACTATAAATAAGACAGGGAATATCTGGCATATATACTTAAAAGATATTCCAGCTAAAACTTTATATACTTGGAAATTAGATGACTCTCCTGAACTATTAGACCCCTATGCATTATCTTATACAAATAATAAAAATTATTCAAGAAGAAAGGGTATAACTGTAAAAAGAGGGCGTACAGGCACGAAGCATTTAAATACAGAATTAGAAGATACAATTATATATGAAGTACATATAAAACTTTTTACTCAAAATTTTAATTCTATGGTAGAGTTTCCAGGAACTTATAGTGGATTTATTGAAAAAATACCATATTTAAAAGATTTAGGAATAACTGCTGTAGAGTTTCTTCCAGTGTATGAATGGGATGATTATACTGGAAATACTGGTATGGCAAATGGAGCAAAGTTAAAGAATGTATGGGGGTATAATCCTATAAATTTCTTTGCACCAACTAAAAAGTTTTCTAAAGATCAAACTTTAGATTCAAGTAATGAAGTAGTTGAATTTAAAGAATTGGTAAAAGCTCTTCATGACCATGGAATAGAAGTAATTTTAGATGTAGTATATAATCATACTGCTGAAGGTGGTAATGGAGGAAAAATATATAACTTTAAGGCAATGGA encodes:
- a CDS encoding CAP domain-containing protein, with the protein product MKKLIKIFIIAAVALNLVSNLYSAENYQNKILKYVNKERKAQKLTPLVMNKKLNKIAVIKAADMAKEEKLSHDSKRFGMTFNLIKKENIKFKSAAENIARWHDTPEFVMERWMKSKGHRDNILNKNYNEIGIGKAVDKDGKNYWVQIFIERRK